From the genome of Brachyhypopomus gauderio isolate BG-103 chromosome 20, BGAUD_0.2, whole genome shotgun sequence, one region includes:
- the LOC143484200 gene encoding uncharacterized protein LOC143484200: protein METLEPDCNAGVQRTPQDMEDLSSLSPVCEMKTKPTETLELDCNTEYQYIKQEMQDVSCVFVVCKTESNPVETRDTDSNTTSQCIKQEIQDEANMFPVDKIDPNPTETLGSNCNVGDQHTLQTPLKTCSVRLVDCIRGGHDDRNNKNDFIPELKSSSALLHVFSCSVCPHSYTTQMYLHKHIRTCHHEEYVRLLKSEQIKYENLVPKRSFKNLQILSKTFQRIHKGEKPYCCSECGKSFYHRSHLRQHQRIHTGEKLYHCSECGKDITRWSNFQRHRRIHTGEKPYHCTECGRSFARHGTLQRHWRIHTGEKPYHCSECGRSFARQSSLHQHQRTHTGEKPYQCSECGKRFTQKSNLHQHQRTHTREKP from the exons ATGGAGACACTGGAACCTGACTGTAACGCTGGAGTCCAGCGCACACCACAGGACATGGAGGATTTATCCAGTCTGTCTCCAGTGtgtgaaatgaaaacaaaacccaCAGAAACACTAGAACTTGACTGTAACACTGAGTACCAATACATAAAGCAGGAGATGCAGGATGTGTCTTGTGTATTTGTGGTGTGTAAGACTGAATCAAACCCTGTGGAGACACGGGACACTGACTCGAACACCacgagccaatgcataaagcaGGAGATACAGGATGAAGCCAATATGTTTCCTGTGGATAAAATCGACCCAAACCCCACAGAGACCCTGGGCTCTAACTGTAATGTTGGAGACCAGCACACACTGCAGACTCCATTAAAGACGTGTTCAGTGAGACTGGTGGACTGCATCCGTGGTGGACATGATGATCGTAATAATAAGAATGATTTTATACCAG aACTCAAATCTTCTTCTGCACTCCTGCACGTCTTCTCCTGCTCTGTGTGTCCACATTCCTATACAACTCAAATGTATCTCCACAAACACATCAGGACATGTCACCAtgaggagtatgtcagactgcTGAAGTCAGAACAAATTAAATATGAGAATCTGGTACCCAAACGCAGCTTCAAAAATCTACAAATATTATCCAAAACTTTTCAGCGCATTCACAAAGGTGAAAAGCCGTATTGCtgttcagagtgtgggaagagtttttatCATCGGAGTCATCTCCgccaacaccagcgcattcacacaggagagaagctgtatcactgctcagagtgtgggaaggaTATTACTAGATGGAGTAATTTCCAACGACACCgtcgcattcacacaggagagaagccatatcactgcacagagtgtgggaggagttttGCTAGACATGGTACTCTCCAAAGACACtggcgcattcacacaggagagaagccctatcactgctcagagtgtgggaggagttttGCTAGACAGAGTAgtctccaccaacaccagcgcactcacacaggagagaaaccctatcagtgctcagagtgtgggaagcgGTTTACTCAAAAGAGTaatctccaccaacaccagcgCACTCACACAAGAGAGAAGCCATaa